One genomic window of Anaerolineales bacterium includes the following:
- a CDS encoding peptidoglycan bridge formation glycyltransferase FemA/FemB family protein, with amino-acid sequence MASLSDWETFVQTRHPDAHLLQTAAWGRLKSSFGWQAEPVLAEESGALILFRALALGFSIAYLPRGPVPADPAALSGLLPQIDSLCRTHRAVFLKAEPDLADGEAAQGELRRIGFRPSPHTIQPPRTIRVDLRGSEDDLLARMKPKTRYNIRLAARHGVSALPSEDLDEFIRLMQATGARDSFAIHSGEYYRKAYAEFARNRNALLLLARLQEQTLAGLMAFTQGRRAWYLYGASSDIRREVMAPYLLQWEAMRWARSRECEEYDLWGIPDVDQAALESQFASRQDGLWGVYRFKRGYGGRIWRATGAWDRVYHPPLYRLYRLWLARRPGVLA; translated from the coding sequence GTGGCTTCTCTCTCGGATTGGGAAACCTTCGTCCAAACGCGCCATCCCGACGCCCACCTTCTGCAAACGGCCGCCTGGGGTCGGCTGAAATCGTCCTTCGGCTGGCAAGCGGAACCCGTTCTGGCTGAAGAAAGCGGGGCGTTGATTCTTTTCCGCGCCCTGGCTTTGGGATTCTCGATCGCCTACCTTCCCCGCGGGCCGGTCCCGGCCGATCCCGCCGCGCTGTCCGGCCTTCTTCCGCAAATCGACTCGCTGTGCCGTACCCACCGGGCGGTTTTTCTGAAGGCGGAGCCGGACTTGGCGGACGGGGAAGCCGCGCAGGGGGAACTGCGCCGGATCGGATTCCGTCCGAGTCCGCACACCATCCAACCGCCGCGCACGATCCGCGTCGATCTGCGGGGATCGGAGGACGACCTTCTGGCCCGGATGAAACCGAAGACGCGCTACAACATCCGCCTCGCCGCGCGGCACGGCGTGAGCGCCTTGCCATCGGAGGACCTCGACGAGTTCATCCGGCTGATGCAGGCCACCGGCGCCCGGGATTCCTTCGCCATCCACTCCGGGGAGTATTACCGCAAAGCCTATGCGGAGTTTGCGCGTAACCGCAACGCGCTGCTGCTGCTTGCCCGCTTGCAGGAACAGACACTGGCGGGATTGATGGCCTTCACCCAGGGGCGGCGGGCCTGGTACCTTTACGGAGCCTCCTCCGACATCCGCCGCGAAGTCATGGCCCCTTACCTGCTGCAATGGGAAGCCATGCGCTGGGCCCGGAGCCGGGAATGCGAGGAATACGACCTGTGGGGAATTCCGGATGTCGACCAAGCGGCTTTGGAATCGCAATTCGCTTCGCGGCAGGACGGACTGTGGGGCGTGTACCGGTTCAAACGCGGATACGGAGGCCGGATTTGGCGGGCGACCGGCGCCTGGGACCGGGTGTATCATCCGCCGCTCTACCGCCTCTACCGCCTCTGGCTCGCCCGCCGGCCGGGAGTCCTGGCATGA
- a CDS encoding peptidylprolyl isomerase translates to MQKTFLPFLIGIALLTACDLQSVFHPVPTGTPTATAMATPTPVPLAARVNGEGIPLEEFEDEVARFEAAQERLGNDPGALGDYRRIVLQAMIEERVAAQAAAALGRTILDDQVDAVVESVRQARSGDEGLQAWLTENFYTLEEFRAAVRRQLLVRAATDSIADQVPPAAEQVHARHILVGNLGLANTLRDMLLTGSDFAELARTYSQDFSTSASGGDLGWFPRGILNISEVEEAAFSLQPLEISPVVQSRLGYHVIQTLEHESSRPLTPAALETLRRQAVQQWLAQQMQNASIEIYI, encoded by the coding sequence ATGCAAAAAACGTTCCTGCCCTTCCTGATCGGAATTGCCCTTTTGACCGCCTGCGATCTGCAGTCGGTCTTCCACCCGGTCCCGACCGGAACCCCCACCGCGACGGCCATGGCCACTCCCACCCCCGTGCCGCTCGCCGCCAGGGTGAACGGTGAAGGAATTCCCTTGGAGGAATTCGAGGACGAAGTCGCCCGGTTCGAGGCGGCGCAGGAGCGGTTGGGGAACGATCCCGGCGCGTTGGGGGATTACCGCCGCATCGTCCTGCAGGCTATGATCGAAGAACGGGTCGCCGCCCAGGCCGCCGCCGCCCTGGGACGGACGATCCTCGACGACCAGGTGGACGCCGTCGTGGAATCCGTCCGCCAGGCTAGAAGCGGCGACGAAGGCCTCCAGGCTTGGCTGACGGAGAATTTCTACACCCTGGAGGAATTCCGCGCAGCCGTGCGCCGCCAACTCCTCGTACGGGCCGCCACCGACAGCATCGCCGATCAGGTGCCCCCCGCCGCCGAACAGGTGCATGCCCGGCATATCCTGGTCGGGAATCTCGGCTTGGCCAACACTTTGCGGGATATGCTCCTGACCGGATCCGACTTCGCTGAATTGGCGAGAACCTATTCCCAAGATTTCAGCACCAGCGCCAGCGGCGGGGACCTCGGCTGGTTCCCGCGCGGGATCCTGAACATCTCCGAAGTGGAAGAAGCCGCCTTCTCCCTCCAGCCGCTGGAGATCAGCCCGGTAGTGCAAAGCCGCCTGGGGTACCACGTCATCCAAACCCTGGAACACGAAAGCAGCCGTCCGCTCACTCCGGCCGCGCTGGAAACCCTCCGCCGGCAGGCCGTTCAGCAGTGGCTGGCACAACAAATGCAGAACGCTTCGATCGAAATATACATATAA
- a CDS encoding tetratricopeptide repeat protein: MAEDTMFSEAVAAARAGEVVRARDLLARLLRADSANPDYWLWMSAVVDSERESVYCLRSVMKMRPNHPLARLGLGVMGQVSLAAEREGPAKQHRTTPMPHSSAGRVNSMGEWWKVRRNRENMAISVLGVAAVSIVVAIALLNVRISALKFPFFGGGQPTSALAATDTAGGPYPETTYQPVPTLKSTVNPSNLVPFETFVGVQQTPTPIYGITPMALTGALDDAIEAMREGRYDEALSYLDQVLFVDPKSAQAHYLKGECYRMQWKMKEASEEYELAIALDPNYAPAYFGRAMWSKQNNPDNDYDKDLTRALERDPMYIDAYVERAFFYGRRSLWADALVDLERANQIAPENALVLIRLGRAQIRNSQADKALDNVIRAQIIDPTILEGYLALGEAYDALELYSQAVTPLVVYTTYDPEEILGWLRLGEAYTGTGSYPEAVEACARAVDIDVNSVQARLCRGKVYRLIGEYKKAVADLQIASDRAPNVYTTQFQYGCALLESGRPDLAIKTLTHALELAVTVEEKADAMGWLALSYEAYNNFDRAKQIWQELMDMEGVPEYWKTTAYVHYFGLNTPTPSSEAGGTPEATPDSTPTPAA; the protein is encoded by the coding sequence ATGGCTGAAGATACGATGTTTTCCGAGGCGGTGGCAGCGGCACGCGCCGGAGAGGTTGTCCGTGCGCGCGACCTGCTTGCCCGCCTGCTGAGGGCGGATTCCGCCAATCCGGATTATTGGTTGTGGATGAGCGCGGTTGTAGACAGCGAACGGGAGAGCGTGTATTGCCTGCGCTCGGTGATGAAAATGCGGCCCAACCATCCGCTGGCCCGTTTGGGCCTGGGGGTCATGGGTCAGGTATCGCTGGCGGCGGAACGGGAAGGCCCGGCAAAACAGCACCGCACAACGCCGATGCCGCATTCCTCGGCCGGCAGGGTCAACTCCATGGGGGAATGGTGGAAGGTCCGCCGCAACCGCGAGAACATGGCGATCTCGGTGCTGGGTGTCGCCGCGGTCTCGATCGTGGTCGCCATCGCCTTGTTGAACGTCAGGATCTCGGCTTTGAAGTTCCCCTTCTTCGGAGGCGGGCAGCCGACCTCGGCCCTTGCGGCAACCGATACGGCGGGCGGACCCTACCCCGAAACCACCTACCAACCGGTCCCAACCCTCAAGAGCACCGTTAATCCGTCCAATTTGGTTCCCTTCGAAACCTTCGTCGGGGTCCAGCAGACTCCGACGCCGATCTACGGGATCACCCCGATGGCGCTCACCGGAGCGCTCGACGACGCGATCGAGGCGATGCGCGAGGGGCGCTACGACGAGGCGCTCTCTTATCTCGACCAAGTGCTGTTTGTCGATCCAAAATCGGCCCAAGCCCACTATTTAAAAGGCGAATGCTACCGGATGCAGTGGAAGATGAAGGAGGCCTCCGAGGAATACGAGCTGGCCATCGCCCTGGATCCGAACTACGCGCCCGCCTACTTCGGCCGGGCGATGTGGAGCAAACAGAACAATCCCGACAACGACTACGACAAGGACCTGACCCGGGCGCTGGAGCGGGATCCGATGTACATCGACGCCTACGTCGAACGCGCCTTTTTTTACGGTCGGCGCAGCCTTTGGGCGGACGCGCTCGTGGATCTGGAGCGGGCGAACCAGATCGCGCCGGAGAACGCCCTGGTTCTGATCCGCCTTGGGCGCGCGCAGATCCGCAACAGCCAGGCGGATAAGGCGCTCGACAACGTCATCCGCGCCCAGATCATCGACCCGACCATCCTCGAAGGATACCTCGCGCTGGGCGAAGCCTACGACGCGCTGGAGTTGTATTCCCAGGCCGTCACGCCGCTGGTGGTCTACACCACGTACGACCCGGAGGAAATCCTCGGCTGGCTCCGGCTGGGAGAAGCCTACACCGGCACGGGATCGTATCCCGAGGCGGTCGAAGCCTGCGCGCGCGCAGTGGATATCGACGTCAATTCCGTCCAGGCGCGCTTGTGCCGCGGCAAGGTGTACCGGCTGATCGGGGAGTACAAGAAGGCGGTGGCGGATCTGCAGATTGCTTCGGACCGCGCGCCGAACGTGTACACAACCCAATTCCAATACGGATGCGCATTGCTCGAATCCGGCCGGCCGGATTTGGCGATCAAGACCCTCACCCACGCGCTCGAACTGGCCGTCACGGTGGAGGAAAAGGCGGATGCGATGGGCTGGCTGGCGCTGTCGTATGAAGCCTACAACAACTTCGACCGCGCCAAGCAAATCTGGCAGGAGCTGATGGACATGGAGGGGGTTCCGGAGTATTGGAAGACGACCGCCTACGTGCATTATTTCGGCTTGAACACGCCCACGCCCAGCAGCGAAGCCGGCGGCACTCCGGAAGCCACCCCGGATTCCACGCCGACCCCGGCGGCTTGA
- a CDS encoding peptidoglycan bridge formation glycyltransferase FemA/FemB family protein: MISSSAAGPAEWKSAIERLPDAHVLQTWEWGECKARYGWTVERRIWRRGGAALAAAQILRRSVRFGPLSACLFYVPKGPLLDWRDSETREAVLTDLEDLGKKERAVQVKIDPDLPLGEGLPGPYADSPDAIGAEAARRLTGRGWRFSAEQIQFRNTVVLDLRQGEADLLAAMKPKTRYNIRLAQRHGVTVRAGTESDLPLLYRMYAETADRDSFVIRSQEYYLDVWGAMLRAGLAQPLIAEINDLAVAALILFQFASRGWYLFGMSRALHREKMPNHLLQWEAARWLKGQGCTHYDLWGAPDVFCDSDPLWGVFQFKLGFGGAVTRHIGAWDFAPSPLRYAAYHQILPRVLDVTRALARRRIRRQADSMKGTP; encoded by the coding sequence ATGATTTCCTCAAGCGCGGCCGGTCCGGCCGAATGGAAGTCGGCCATAGAGCGCCTGCCGGATGCCCATGTCCTGCAGACCTGGGAATGGGGCGAATGCAAAGCGCGTTACGGTTGGACCGTCGAACGCCGGATATGGCGGCGCGGCGGCGCCGCCCTCGCCGCGGCTCAAATCCTGCGCCGCTCGGTCCGCTTCGGTCCGCTCTCGGCCTGTTTGTTCTATGTTCCCAAAGGGCCGCTCCTGGATTGGCGCGATTCGGAAACCCGTGAAGCGGTGCTGACCGACCTGGAAGACCTCGGGAAAAAGGAACGCGCCGTCCAGGTGAAGATCGACCCGGACCTCCCGCTCGGCGAGGGCTTGCCCGGCCCCTATGCGGATTCTCCGGACGCCATCGGGGCCGAAGCCGCCCGCCGGCTGACCGGCCGCGGTTGGCGGTTCTCCGCCGAACAGATCCAGTTCCGCAACACCGTCGTCCTCGACCTCCGTCAGGGGGAAGCCGACCTGCTGGCGGCGATGAAGCCGAAAACCCGGTACAACATCCGTTTGGCGCAGAGGCACGGGGTGACCGTGCGCGCGGGAACCGAAAGCGATCTGCCGCTTCTGTACCGCATGTACGCCGAGACGGCCGACCGCGATTCGTTCGTCATCCGCTCGCAGGAATATTACCTGGACGTCTGGGGCGCCATGCTGCGGGCCGGCCTGGCCCAGCCCCTGATCGCCGAAATCAACGATCTGGCGGTGGCGGCCCTGATCCTGTTCCAGTTCGCCTCGCGCGGATGGTACCTCTTCGGCATGTCGCGCGCGCTCCACCGCGAAAAGATGCCGAACCACCTGTTGCAGTGGGAAGCCGCGCGCTGGCTCAAGGGCCAAGGCTGCACGCACTACGATCTCTGGGGGGCTCCGGACGTCTTCTGCGATTCCGATCCGCTGTGGGGCGTCTTCCAATTCAAGCTGGGATTCGGCGGCGCCGTGACGCGGCACATCGGCGCTTGGGATTTCGCGCCCTCGCCCCTGCGGTATGCCGCTTACCACCAAATCCTTCCTCGGGTGTTGGACGTGACCCGCGCCTTGGCGCGCCGTCGAATCCGCCGGCAGGCAGACTCCATGAAAGGAACGCCATGA